One region of Cloacibacillus sp. An23 genomic DNA includes:
- a CDS encoding (2Fe-2S)-binding protein → MELIKNHPILEYSHGREVKFTFDGKELTGFEGEPIAMALHANGVQVYRVTPEMKRTRGFFCAIGKCSSCFMVVDGVPNVRTCVTPLAEGMKVETQTDKGRVPLEL, encoded by the coding sequence GATCAAGAACCATCCGATACTGGAGTACAGCCACGGACGCGAGGTGAAGTTCACCTTCGACGGGAAAGAGCTCACGGGGTTCGAAGGTGAACCGATAGCGATGGCGCTCCACGCCAACGGCGTGCAGGTCTACCGCGTTACGCCCGAAATGAAGAGGACCAGGGGATTTTTCTGCGCCATAGGCAAATGCAGCTCGTGCTTCATGGTGGTCGACGGCGTACCCAACGTCCGCACCTGCGTCACGCCTCTCGCGGAGGGGATGAAAGTCGAGACGCAGACGGACAAGGGCCGCGTGCCTCTTGAACTTTAG